The DNA region TTAGAGTAAGCATATTTTACTATTAATTTTCCATTCAAAACATAGATATATAAACTAAAATACATGGTAACAATCAAATTGACATAGAGACTGTACACATGTTAATATGTTCATGAGGTGAAATTCCATGAAACATAAAGATCATTATAATGATGAATATATCCAAGATTTTTCTAATAAACTCTCTTATGTAATTCCTAATTTTAATCAAAAAGTATTTTCTCAAAACTTAATAGGTAAATTAGATGATAAAGAATTGTTTGCACGTTTTGATTTTATAGTAGATGCTATGGAAAAAAGCATGAATAGTGATTATTCAAAAAATATTCAGTCATTTTTTGATTTACTTGGGTCAGAGTTAAAACAGGCAGAAGGAATGTTTAACTTTGGATGGTGGCTATGGCCTATTAGTAGATATGTTGAACGTCATGGAAATAAAAACTGGCAATTATCTTTGTCGTTTATAAAGGAATTAACTAAGAGATTTACTGGTGAATATGCTATTCGTCCTTTGTTAAAAGAACATCCTACTGAAGTAATGGATGAATTAATCATTTGGACAAAGGATAATAATGTTCATGTACGAAGGCTTGCAAGTGAAGGGGTAAGAATATGCTTGCCATGGTC from Fusobacterium sp. includes:
- a CDS encoding DNA alkylation repair protein, producing MKHKDHYNDEYIQDFSNKLSYVIPNFNQKVFSQNLIGKLDDKELFARFDFIVDAMEKSMNSDYSKNIQSFFDLLGSELKQAEGMFNFGWWLWPISRYVERHGNKNWQLSLSFIKELTKRFTGEYAIRPLLKEHPTEVMDELIIWTKDNNVHVRRLASEGVRICLPWSLKLLVALNNFERYSTILTNLKDDFEKFVQKSVGNNLNDLYKEAPEKAEFIIAQWQKTEQSKAQKWIIKHGMRNKK